In Nitrospirota bacterium, the genomic window CCGCGCTCGCTCCCCGCATCCGCGCCATCCTCGATCGAAGACATCCCTTCGTCGACGGGCGCAGTGGGGAGCGAGTCTGCCCGCTGCTCCAGGACATCGCCCGGAGACCAGCCCTGACCCCGCGCTTGACGCCCCATGAAAGCACCACTCACCTTGCCGGCTGAGAGATCGGGACGCTCGTCACCGCGCATGGCTTCGCGCGGCTATGTGCCTCCCGCGATTCTCCTGCGGATCGCCACCGGGCGGGACCTGCGCCCCTTGTGGCGCATCCGGAACGAACAGACGGCGCGCTATGCCTCCTTCAACCAATCCTACATACCGCTCAAGCAGCACGCCGCGTGGATGGAACGCAAGCTCGCCGAGGGACGCACCGTCATGTTCACCGTCTCCCGGCCCCACCGGGGCATCATCGGATACGTGCGATTCGAGCCGATCCGCGGGGCCAGGGATTCCTGGAAGATCAGCCTCGCTCTGGCGCCGTCGGAACGAGGTCGGGGGCTCGGCGTCCTCGCCATTCAATACGGTTGCCGGCTCCTCCACGCGATGGCCCGGCCCAGGCGGATCGTGGCCTACATCCCCAAAGAAAACTGGGTTTCTTTTCGGGCCTTCCAAAAGGCCCGGTTCCGGCTCCGGGGATCTTCCATCCAAAACGGACGGCGACACTGGCGACTCATTCACACGTTTGGCGGCTCGGCCCGCTCCATTGAGATGCTGAATTGAAGCCCCCCCCCCGGACTTACTCCGCGGCGGTCGTCGGCGGAACGTGGATCGGCGTGCTCGCGGAGGTCGACCGGCGCCGCATCCCACCCTCCACCCACGCCGGCGCCTACGCCACCCATCCGCGCATCCGCTTCGCCGGAGTGGTGGAGAACGAACCGGCTCGGGTGCGGGAAATCCGGGCCCTCTATCCCACCCTGCCCGTCTTTCGCACGCCCGAGGCGTTGTTCAAGGAGGGAGTCCCCGACCTCGTTTCCGTGGCCACGCCCCCCGCAGCACGTGCACGGGTGATTCGAGGCTTGGTACAAGCGGG contains:
- a CDS encoding GNAT family N-acetyltransferase; this encodes MASRGYVPPAILLRIATGRDLRPLWRIRNEQTARYASFNQSYIPLKQHAAWMERKLAEGRTVMFTVSRPHRGIIGYVRFEPIRGARDSWKISLALAPSERGRGLGVLAIQYGCRLLHAMARPRRIVAYIPKENWVSFRAFQKARFRLRGSSIQNGRRHWRLIHTFGGSARSIEMLN